A segment of the Labrus bergylta chromosome 11, fLabBer1.1, whole genome shotgun sequence genome:
TGGTActtacagtctctaaatgtactatgggaggtagagtcttcaTTTATCAGGACCCTCTCCTTTGGAATCTTCTACCAGTCAGGGTcttggaggcagacacactctgtatttaaaaaaaatagacttaaaacattcctttttgataaatcttatagttagggctggtgcaggtatagaccagctcctagttatgctgctataggcttagactaccgagggaactgtctctctctctctctctctctctctctgtgcattcacatcatattacttCAGGTTGCTATCTATATATCGTTTTCCTGTGAGCTtctgagctctcaggtccttTAGGTACCTCTGAATTGTTGGTGAGCACGGCCTGCTGCTATAGACCCCTCCCCCCTTCCTTGCCAGCAGCCCAGGAGGCCTTGTCTTAGCAGCAGAAGCAAGGCTGTCAAGTAGACAGAGCTCCCCAAAcgttcagcgaggtgatctggcactacaaCCACACGACGTCCCTGAttcccagccaccaccatcggactgtgtcctCCCATTACCACCACCTGACGtccagggttagggttagactCAAACTTTATGAATACATACCCGTCTCTGATTTaaacaaaatacttttatttttatttatttatttttctagcTGTATGGATGCAGCTTATTTTAATGCTGCAGATAAAGTCCTGATTTTGAAGGAGGGTTAAATATCTATCTGATCTTTGGCTTAAAAATCAGGTCTACAAATGTCAGGGATTGGTGATCCATGCTCTTTTGTTCATGCATTAAATGTACACATGGAGGCAAGCTGCAGAACATTCAGCACATATGGGGGACACACTAGAACAAGATGTGGATCGGTTTTCAACCCTTTCTACTTTCAATTTAGTTTTTTGGACCACTTCATGACCCCTTCCCAACCCtttattattcatgtttatggTATTAACTGTTTTCAAACTAATGTTTAGTGTAGAGAATGATTGCACACTTCAGTGTAGGATAGCATGTGATACgtttttgaaaattaaagaAACCATTCTGAGTTATCGTTCTTTTTTAATGACCTAGTTCGTTACTGAGATCATCGCTAAAAACaactcattaaaacatttaaagttattATGACTCATACCATCTCCAGAAAAGTGCAAAAATCAGCATGAATTTAAATTCTGCATAAATAAATGTGCCTATTTAAGACACCATTAACATTTGGTCAAAGATGTTATAACAATTTAATTAACTGGATGTACAATGGCCTTGTGATAAACAAATAACTGGACAGAAAAATAATGATGTTGATTATAATGTAGAAttcaatgttaaaatgtaatttaattattCAGTCTTCATAGCGTTTGAAAATGGGAAAACTGTCATATTAAAAAAGTATAGGTGCCCCGGGAAATGCAGCAATGACTGGCTCTGCATAAGTCATAGAAGATGCAGAAAGGAAAATGAAGGAGGGATTTTGAAAATCCATCATCCGAGTTTCATTGAAAAAAGGCAAATAGTATCATCTGAACTtgctttttttgcaaaaataataCATGAGGACATAACTATGTAAGAGGATACACATTTATGATTGAGGAATGTTTTCAGGTTTACAACGAGGTAAAAGCATTTCTTAAACTTCTTAAAGCTGTGTCATTTAAGAGATACATTCATGGTTGAAGAATTTGGGCTAAATATTTTCAGTGTGATGATACAGTAGAAACACTTTTTGAAGCAGGGATAAAACAAGGCATAAATAATTGGGTTCAAGGTTGAATTAAAATAGCCCAACCAAACAAATGTTTCAAAGACAGCAACTGGTGTGCTAAAGCCATTGTATGCATCACctactgaatttaaaaaaaatggcatcCAACAGAAGATGAATGCACCAAGCACAATTCCCAAAGTCTTTGCAGCCTTGTGCTCAGATTGTTTAATGACCCAAATTCTTCCTCTGTCCTTTGAAGAATGTTTCACATCTCCAATCTTTTGTAAATGCTCTTTAGCTACAATAAATATTTGAGTGTACAGGCAAACCATTACAAtacagggaaagaaaaagacaataatGCTGTCCAGGATTCCCCAAAGGTGGTTAAAGAGAAGGTAACAACTTCCAAGGCAATTAATTGATTCTATGTAATCCTCCAACCCAGCAACATTGGCCTTTGAGTAAAGTAGTCCAAACGAGAAGACAGCAGCCAGTGCCCAGCTGCAACATACCATAATCCAGGCCACTGGCATTGTAATCTTCATCGAATAATGCAGAGGATCGCATATTGCTTGCTGTCTGTCTACAGCGATGCAAATGAGATGAAAGATAGAAAGAGTGGTAAGAAACATATCAAAACTGGAGTGCAACTGACAGAAGACTTCCCCGTAAAACCAGCAGCCATGAACAGTTCTGATGGCACTGAAAGGCATCACAATAACACCAACTAGTAGATCAACCAGAGCAAGAGATAAAATAAGCACATTGGTAGGATTATGCAACTGCTTGAAATGGCTAATTGACACAATGACAACTGTGTTTCCTAAAATGGTTAAACCCATGCTTAAAGCGAACAACATAAAGAGGGCAAACTTGGTCCCCACACTGAACTGTGTCCTAACACATGATACATTAAAGCCTGGAAAACAGTAATGCTCTTCAGAAAGGCCACCAGTCATCATATAACCTTAGACGCAAAGACCTCAAAGACAACCCAACA
Coding sequences within it:
- the LOC110003805 gene encoding trace amine-associated receptor 13c-like — protein: MTGGLSEEHYCFPGFNVSCVRTQFSVGTKFALFMLFALSMGLTILGNTVVIVSISHFKQLHNPTNVLILSLALVDLLVGVIVMPFSAIRTVHGCWFYGEVFCQLHSSFDMFLTTLSIFHLICIAVDRQQAICDPLHYSMKITMPVAWIMVCCSWALAAVFSFGLLYSKANVAGLEDYIESINCLGSCYLLFNHLWGILDSIIVFFFPCIVMVCLYTQIFIVAKEHLQKIGDVKHSSKDRGRIWVIKQSEHKAAKTLGIVLGAFIFCWMPFFLNSVGDAYNGFSTPVAVFETFVWLGYFNSTLNPIIYALFYPCFKKCFYCIITLKIFSPNSSTMNVSLK